A genomic segment from Takifugu rubripes chromosome 20, fTakRub1.2, whole genome shotgun sequence encodes:
- the jak1 gene encoding tyrosine-protein kinase JAK1 codes for MPTLWVMELSRQLCGKMRKSGRRAHLSSPPSITFGLEIHFYTPIVHQLEFLSGCYTAEELCVKAAKKCSISPLCHNLFGLYDEKAGMWYPPSYEFTVTDEISLKLHYRMRFYLRNWHGNTEGESSVWRHCISKLRGSLSLEKMPEGTPLLDAASLDYLFYQGQHSFHKGLVPLRKSHSDAEQHEIENECLGMAVLAITHTTNMSVPGSHDISYKRFIPESLNRSIKQRSFMTRIRINNVFKKFLSEFHQRTIRDSNITPYDLKIKYLATLEGLTSGLGSEVFEPISLIVAQEGELFNGGYYGYCNKTSSQDQKTQTSRDMQVLVTGTTGISWRKKPDTTSVVSKDKPKSKKSKVDGKQQSDKKKEENEGWAVFCDFHEITHAVIKEKTTVTIYRQDNMRMELQMASRAESLSFVALVDGYFRLTVDAHHYLCKEVAPESVVRNIRNSCHGPISTEYAVHKLRQEGNEEGTYILRWSCTDFQYIIITVVCTEIDLKETRPVRQYKNFQIEESPDGFRLYGTDTFRPTLAELLKHLESQSLRTDNLHFQLRRCCPPQPREISNLLVVTKDRVLTHPSPMPDSQLSFHRILKEDIEQEEHLGRGTRTNIYSGTLRVKSEEDEDAGYSSFQEVKVVLKLLSYGHRDISLAFFETASMMRQVSHKHIVLLYGVCVHHQENIMVEEFVQLGPLDVYMRRQQSPLSIPWKFQVAKQLASALSYLEDKKLVHGFVCAKNILLARDGLGIDEGGPFIKLSDPGIPITVLTREECVHRIPWIAPECVKNMSSLSVAADKWGFGTTLWEICYDGEVPLKEKKLTEKERFYETKCQLATPDCKELAELMTHCMNYDPKKRPFFRAIVRDIDMLGEKNPSIKPKPTAEVDPTIFEKRFLTKYRALGEGHFGKVELCRYDPRGDKTGELVAVKSLKPEKQEEQGTNLSREIDILKALFHENIVRYKGICQEEGGQAYKLIMEYVPLGSLKDYLPRHKKDTSLATLLSYSVQICKGMEYLGSKNYIHRDLAARNVLVENERTVKIGDFGLTKCIKDNEGYYTVKDENDSPVFWYAPECLTQCKFYLASDVWSFGVTLYELITYCDSSKSPMTCFLDMIGSTHGQMTVMRLVKMLNEGRRLPQPDGCPEAVYELMRKCWDQKPERRITFTALIKELSNML; via the exons ATTTTATCTCAGAAATTGGCATGGCAACACTGAAGGAGAGTCTTCAGTTTGGAGACACTGCATCAGTAAACTCAGAGGGAGCCTCAGCCTTGAGAAGATGCCAGAGGGAACACCTCTGTTGGATGCTGCTTCTCTTGACTACTTGTTTTACCAG GGCCAACACAGCTTTCATAAAGGTTTGGTTCCACTGAGGAAGTCTCATTCAGATGCAGAGCAACATGAAATAGAAAATGAGTGTTTGGGGATGGCTGTGCTTGCTATCACTCATACAACAAACATGAGTGTACCAGGCTCACATGATATCAG TTACAAACGTTTCATCCCAGAGTCGCTGAACCGCAGCATTAAGCAGCGCAGTTTTATGACACGCATCCGCATCAACAACGTCTTCAAGAAGTTCCTGAGTGAATTCCATCAGCGCACCATCAGGGACAGCAACATCACACCATACGACCTGAAGATCAAGTATCTGGCCACACTGGAGGGGCTGACCAGCGGCTTGGGCAGTGAGGTGTTTGAGCCCATCTCCCTCATTGTAGCACAGGAAGGAGAGCTCTTCAATGGAGGTTATTATG GGTATTGCAACAAAACCTCGAGCCAGGATCAGAAGACGCAGACGAGCCGTGACATGCAGGTCCTGGTTACTGGCACCACGGGTATTTCTTGGAGGAAGAAACCTGATACA ACATCGGTGGTCTCTAAGGACAAGCCCAAGTCAAAGAAGAGCAAGGTTGACGGGAAGCAGCAAAgcgacaaaaaaaaagaggagaatgaAGGATGGGCGGTGTTCTGCGACTTCCATGAGATCACCCACGCCGTAATCAAAGAAAAGACAACTGTCACCATCTACAGACAGGACAACATGAGGATG GAGTTGCAAATGGCTTCCAGGGCCGAGTCTTTGTCCTTTGTAGCTCTTGTTGATGGGTATTTCCGGCTGACAGTGGACGCCCATCACTACTTGTGCAAAGAAGTGGCCCCTGAATCAGTGGTGCGCAACATCCGTAACAGCTGCCATGGACCCATCAG CACTGAGTACGCTGTTCACAAGCTCCGTCAGGAGGGCAATGAAGAGGGTACCTACATCTTGCGCTGGAGCTGCACTGACTTCCAGTACATCATCATTACAGTGGTCTGCACTGAG ATTGACTTGAAGGAAACTCGGCCCGTTCGACAATACAAGAACTTCCAGATTGAAGAGTCCCCTGATGGTTTCCGACTGTATGGCACGGACACATTTCGGCCCACATTGGCAGAGCTACTTAAACACCTGGAGAGCCAAAGCCTCCGCACTGATAACCTCCACTTCCAGTTGCGCCGCTGCTGCCCTCCACAGCCGAGAG AGATCTCTAACCTGCTGGTGGTCACTAAAGACAGAGTGCTTACTCATCCATCGCCGATGCCAGATAGTCAGCTCAGCTTCCATCGCATTCTCAAGGAGGACATTGAACAG GAGGAGCACCTTGGCCGAGGGACAAGAACCAATATTTACTCTGGAACACTGAGGGTAAAaagtgaagaggatgaagatgcAGGCTACTCTTCTTTCCAGGAGGTCAAGGTGGTTCTGAAATTGCTGAGTTATGGACACAGGGACATCTCTTTG GCTTTCTTTGAAACAGCCAGCATGATGCGACAGGTGTCCCACAAACACATAGTGCTGTTGTACGGAGTTTGCGTCCACCATCAGGAGA ATATCATGGTTGAGGAGTTTGTCCAACTAGGACCACTTGATGTATATATGAGGAGGCAACAGAGCCCCCTGAGCATCCCGTGGAAGTTTCAGGTGGCCAAGCAGCTGGCTTCAGCTCTCAGCTATTTG gaggaCAAAAAGCTGGTCCACGGCTTTGTTTGTGCCAAGAATATTCTGTTGGCCAGAGATGGGCTGGGCATCGATGAAGGTGGGCCTTTCATCAAGCTCAGTGACCCAGGCATTCCAATTACAGTCCTCACAAGGGAGG AGTGTGTGCATCGCATCCCTTGGATCGCTCCagagtgtgtgaagaatatGTCGTCGCTTAGCGTCGCAGCTGACAAGTGGGGATTTGGTACCACCCTGTGGGAGATCTGCTATGATGGAGAGGTCCCactcaaagagaagaaacttACAGAG AAGGAGAGGTTTTATGAAACTAAGTGCCAACTTGCCACACCGGACTGCAAAGAGCTGGCTGAACTGATGACCCACTGCATGAACTATGACCCCAAGAAGAGACCTTTCTTCAGGGCTATTGTCCGAGACATAGACATGCTTGGAGAAAAGA atccatccatcaaacCCAAACCCACTGCAGAGGTGGATCCGACTATATTTGAAAAAAGATTCCTCACGAAATATCGAGCTCTGGGAGAG GGGCACTTTGGGAAGGTGGAGCTGTGCCGTTACGACCCACGAGGAGATAAGACAGGCGAGCTGGTGGCGGTGAAGTCACTGAAGCCTgagaaacaggaggagcagggcaccAACCTCTCACGTGAGATAGACATCCTGAAGGCGCTCTTCCACGAAAACATCGTCAGGTACAAGGGCATCTGCCAAGAAGAAG GCGGTCAGGCGTACAAGCTGATCATGGAGTATGTCCCATTGGGCAGTTTGAAGGACTATCTCCCCAGGCATAAGAAAGACACCAGTCTGGCTACTCTACTCAGCTACTCTGTTCAGATCTGCAAG GGAATGGAATATCTGGGCTCTAAGAACTACATCCATCGGGACTTGGCCGCTCGGAACGTGCTGGTGGAAAATGAGAGAACGGTGAAGATCGGAGACTTTGGCCTCACCAAGTGCATCAAAGACAATGAGGGCTATTACACCGTCAAAGACGAGAACGACAGCCCCGTTTTCTG GTACGCGCCGGAGTGTCTGACGCAGTGCAAGTTCTATCTGGCTTCAGATGTCTGGTCTTTTGGAGTGACGCTGTATGAACTCATCACCTACTGTGACTCCTCCAAGAGTCCCATGACG TGTTTCCTGGACATGATCGGCAGCACTCACGGCCAGATGACAGTCATGCGTTTGGTGAAGATGTTGAATGAAGGGAGGAGGTTGCCCCAGCCCGACGGCTGTCCCGAGGCT GTTTACGAGCTGATGCGCAAGTGCTGGGACCAAAAGCCTGAGAGGAGAATTACCTTCACAGCCCTGATCAAGGAGCTGAGCAACATGCTGTAG